GTGATAAGGAGACACCCAGGGCCATGTGGACCAGGGTGAAGACTTTGGTGGTTCTTCTGAGTCACCTAGGGAGCCATGGGAGAATTTAGAGCAGGAGGGGAACCTCATCCGAGTATTAAGGACTGTGGCCACAGGTGTGGAATGGTGGATAGGGGTGGAAGCACAGAGATGCCCAGGCTCCTGACATCTGCCAGAGAAGTCAGGGTCTCAGTCTAGAGAAAAGAGGCACTGGAAGGGTGGGGGTGTTTGGAGGGCCCTGGATGGGTGGCAGGAAGAGCCTCCCTCTGCAGCATAGAGCCCCAGGGAGGTGAGACTGCAGCCTGGGAGGTGTGAAGAGGCCACCTTCCCACGTGGGGCGTGGCTTCCCCTTCCCAGAAGGGGGTCATTTAtccagcacctgggtggccccacCACGTCTGAGGAATCTCCAGGGCTCCTCTCTGTCAGCTTGGAAGACAAGGCTGTGGAGCACCACCACCCAAGCGTTCCCCAGCCCCCACGCCACCCCCACTGGCGGCACTGCCTTGCATGTGTCCTTGGTCCCAGCAGGCGGGAACCGTTCTGTCTCCCCCAGGAACAGCAGGGCGAGAAGCCTCGGGGACTCCTCAAGGGGGTACACGGGGATGTGACCAGGCCTGGGTGCCCCTTGTGATCCCTCGCCTGGGGGCACTCTCCCAAGCCTCCCCTCAGTCCCCTGGGACACCATCACCCCACCGGGGCTAGTCAAAGAGCACCAATCCTGGGGAAAGTAGTGGCCACCAGGCCTAGTCCCCCTTCCTGGCTGTAGCCTCTGGTCTGAGGGTGGGAGAGCTGGGCCTGGCCAGGAAACTCCTGGGAACTGGGAGTGGGGGTGTGGGGCCAGCTCAGACTGGCCCATTGGAGGAGCAGAGGCCTGGGAGAGGCGTGGGAGAGCCACATAGACAAAGACACAGCCAACGACTGAGAGAGATGCAAGAGAGACGGGGAGAAAGAGAGCCAGACCCTGAGAGACCCGATGAAAGAGAcacacactcattcattcatttactcagtcAGCGATAACTTACCgggcctgggctgtgtccccgctGCGCCACCAACAGGAGTGAACCCCTGCCTCCCGAGGGGCTGACCGTCTGGTGGGGACACCCCCCAGAAACATGTTAAATGAGCAAATCACGTCGTTGGGAGCAATAAGAGTAGGAGagcaagggcgggggggggggggggtgcggggcggggccaggaagGCTTTCGAACCAGATCCTCCTCAtctggggagaaggaggctcccacCAGAACCCTGCCTTCACCTGcgcctccccagctccctccaagccaggtgtgtgtggggggcgggaggggggtaGGATGTGGGGCGGGAGGATGGAAAGTGGCCTGCGCCCCGAGGAGCCACCAGGACCTAACTGCTGGAGGGTGGGCACCCAGGCTGCCGCCGCCCTTCCTGAAGACTTCTAACCTGCGCTGCTGGGGTCTCTCGCCGACGGGGCGTTCTTGGGGTGCAGCCCAGAGGCTCAGCTGGACGGCAGGCGGGGAAATGGGCAGGGACCGGCGTCCGGGGACAGACGGGACCgctctgctgggggaggggggacgggaCGGGAAGAGGCTCAGGCTACGGCCGCCCGGGCTGACAACCTCCTCTTTCCGCGCCTCCCAGTCCTCCCACCGCGACGGAGCGTCCCGGGGCGAGCGGTTCAGGCCCCGAGGGGGGAGCCTAGGGCTCGCCGGTGCCAGTCGCCGCCGGGGCGCGCTCCGGTGCCGCGGCGGGTGGCACAGGCTGGCAGCCATGGGCTGGGTGCCCGGGCCCCAAAGGGAGGGGGCGACGGCTGGCGACCGCCAGAGGTCCGCGTTGTGGGCCCGCCCCCTCGCCTGCCagctccagccccgccccccgagcccTGGTGGCTTACTCCGCTCCCCGCTGCGCGACTGCCGGGGACGCACGACCAGGGCGCAGGGGTGAGTGCACCGCACCGGGTCTCCAGGTGCGCGGGGCTCAGCCGTGCCGGCAGTGGGTGGCCCTGATCGCCTCCCCGGTCCCCTTGTTTGGGTCCCCCCCCTTGGCCTcggtggggggtgcggggggcggggaaGCCGGCGACTCCCGGGCTGGACGCGGGGCCGGGATGGGGTAGGGGCTCCAGGAATTCCCTGGCCTCGCCCTCTCCTGGCTGCGCCACCGTTGAGTTTCGCTACTTCGGTCCTGCTGCCAGGGAATCCCAGGCCAGGCGGGAGATGCAGAGGCTGTGAGCCTCTGCTCGGTGTCCCCATCAGAGCGAGTGTCACCAGTGTCTGCGTGGATTTGATGCCTCCCTCCCCCTGCGTGGCTGAGGCCGTGACTCCCTGGGTCTGTATTTGTGCAAGGTTCCCTGAGCGGAGCCGAGGCGTCTGGGATGCATTTGCTCCTGCCGCGTCCAAATAAATAAGCCCGTGGCCCTTGCTcggcctcggttttctcatctctTAAGTGGGACTCTCAGGACCTTTTCTGACTCGCATAACCATTTCTGAGTAGCCGCACCTATGCAAGAAGAGGAACACCTTTGTGTCCACTTTTTATGTAAGGGACTTCTTTCGAGTCACAACTGGTGTCTGTAAATTGGGATTAAGAGGAGAGCTGTGGAGGGGATGAAAGGGTGAAGTCTCAGGCGGGAAGTATTATTATACCCTAATGACACGTGTGCCTCTCTGCAAACGTCCCTTGGTGCAATTTGGGTCCTGTCTGCTGCCCTCAGGCTCtgcctctgtaaaatgggagaacaGACTTAGCTATCtcacaggttttttgtttttgttttttcttcttttgtggtgGATGAAGGGGTTTGGACAGGAAAAAGCTCTGTGTGCAGCGAGGCATGTAGAATGTGGGgttctgggctccaggctgggtgtggGTGGAGGTTGTGAAATTGTGGCCTGTAGGACTGGGCAAGACCCTTTCTGATTGTGACTTAAGTTAGGTCCCTGTATGTCTCAATGTTGCTCTGTTCATGTGTGACTATTTTCTTGTTTCCCTGATGGGGTGTGACTGTGTATTTTTGCCCTAGTTTGTGACTGTGTGTTCATGTCTTTGTCAGTGTGTCTCTGTCTATTTCTGATTGAATCCAGCCCCGGATATCCCTGATTATGTGTGAATTATTAGTGTCCCTCTCCCATAGGACTCTGTGTCACCACGTCCCCTCGTGATATTATTTGCGTGTCTTTGTGTCGGCCTGTCTCCCCGGCCACCTCGTTTTCATTCCGAGCTCCCTTTGGGCCCCGGGGGGAGTGTGGAGTGGGGGGGTTAGGGCCCCtttccccgaggccccgccccacCGTGCCCGCGCCCCCAGGCCTGACACCGCACCCTACCCCTCCCGCAGCCTTGGGGCAGGAGGCGCATGGAGTCGGGGCTGCTGCGGCCGGCGCCGGTGAGCGAGGTCATCGTCTTGCACTACAACTACACCGGCAAGCTGCGCGGCGCGCGCTACCAGCCTGGCGCGGGGCTGCGTGCGGACGCCGTCGTGTCCCTGGCCGTGTGCGCCCTCATCGTGCTCGAGAACCTGGCGGTGCTGTTCGTGCTTGCGCGCCACCCGCGCTTCCACGCGCCCATGTTCCTGCTCCTGGGCAGCCTTACGCTGTCCGACCTGCTGGCGGGCGCGGCCTACGCGGCCAACATCCTGCTGTCGGGGCCTCTCACGCTGCGCCTGTCGCCCGCGCTCTGGTTCGCCCGCGAAGGTGGCGTCTTCGTGGCGCTCGCCGCGTCCGTGCTGAGCCTCCTGGCCATCGCGCTGGAGCGCCGCCTCACCATGGCCCGCCGCGGACCCGCGCCCGCCTCCCGTCGGGGACGCACGCTGGCACTGGCGGGGGCCGCCTGGGGCCTGTCGCTGTTCCTCGGACTCCTGCCGGCGCTCGGCTGGAATTGTCTGGGCCGCCTGGACTCCTGCTCCACGGTCCTGCCGCTCTACGCCAAGGCCTACGTGCTCTTCTGCGTGCTCGCCTTCCTCGGCATCCTGGCCACCATCTGTGCGCTCTACGGGCGCATCTACTGCCAGGTGCGCGCCAACGCGCGGCGCCTGCGGGAGCGCCCCGGGGCCTCCGGGGGCGCCTCCACCcgggcccgccgcccgccgcgctcgCTGGCGCTGTTGCGCACGCTCAGCTTGGTGCTGCTGGCCTTCCTCATGTGTTGGGGccccctcttcctgctgctcttgTTCGACGTGGCGTGCCCGGCGCGCGCCTGCCCCGTGCTCTTGCAGGCCGACCCCTTCCTGGGCCTGGCCATGGCCAACTCGCTTCTGAACCCCATCATTTACACGTTCACCAACCGCGACCTGCGCCACGCTCTCGTGCGCCTCCTCTGTTGCGGCCGCCGCCCCTGCACCAGAGAGCAGGACGCCTCCCAGGGGTCCGGGAGCCCCGCGGGGGCTTCGGAAGGCCTCAACCGCTGGCTGCCCCCTGGCTTGGACGGCAGCTGCCGCCACTTGGGGCGCTTGTCCCCCCAGCCGGACGGGCTGGACACCAGCGGCTCCACCGGCGGCCCTGGTGCGCCCACAGCCTCCTGGACCCTGGTACACGCACCGGCTGCAGACTGACGCCCTTTGGCCTGCCATCGCCCTCCCTAAGTGCTGTTTTTGcagactttctctttttaaataaaggaatttgTAGGAAAAGCTGCTGAAGATGGTGGCGGCAGAAGATGGGAAGCCTCACAGCAGTGAATGAGACAACGCAGCCCTTGTGGAATCGACATTTTGATGGGGGACACAGGCAACAGCAGAGTGAAGAAATCACGGAGATAATTCTGGCTACAATACAGTGATGCGATGGTGGTCAGGGGCGGCTTCTCTGCCAAAGAGGTGATATACGATGTAAGCTGAGACATCATTGCCCTGGGAACACTTGAAAGAAGAGTTTTTCAGGGTGAGGGAACagcagtgcaaaggtcctgaggttgGAACATGCCTGTGTGTTctctgaaaacagagaaaagcagcCCTTCTGGCTGGAGCAGTAATAGAGGAGAGTGGtgggaggaaacagaggcaggaAATAGATGATGCAGAAGGGACAGAGCCTTGTGGGGCTCATGGAGGACTTTGCTTCTACTCTTGGTGAAGTGGGAGGCAGAGGATGGACTTGATTTGCTTGAAATGTTCACAGATCTCTGGAAGGATGAAGGTAGAAGCTAGAACAAGGTGAAAGTGCCTGCACTGGCCCAGGGGAGCAATGATGGGGACTCAGACTATGTGGATTCTGAATAGATTTTGGAGACAGCAGACAGAATTACTGAGGAATTGAGTGGAGATgggacaaaaagaaaggaatcaaggaCAGCTCCCCAGCTGAGAGGAGACAAGGCCAAAGATGGGGCCCCCTAAACTGAAATTTGACCGTGGGAGAGACTTAGCCGATTCCTCTCtgaaacaagatttaaaaaaaaaaaaaaaaaagaaaaaaaaaaagatttgagtgtGGCGTcagatctttcaaaaaaattaaaataataaaataataagaataactATAGCTAATCGTGTCTGGCTGGTCATCCCACGGTGCTCGGTCTAggacacacctttttttttttttaagattttatttatttattcatagagacacacagagggagaggcagagacacagcagagggagaagcaggctccctgcagggaacccgatgtgggactcgatcctgagtttccaggatcacacctcaggctgcaggcggcgctaaaccgctgcaccacgggggctgccctaggACACACCTTTTTTCTTACCCTGACTGCAACTTTGCAAGGTAGGTTTCCTCACCCcgatttgacagatgaggaaactgcaaGCAGTGAGTACCTGGCCGGTGTCTGAGCCAGGACAGTAGCCCAGACTGTCAGGCTCCCAGGCCCTAAGAAGGCGCAGGTCTAGCGTGTGGCTCCTCCGGAGGGGTGTGGCACGGCCTGACACTCCCTCCCTCCGCGGTCTGCATTCTTCTCCGGGGGGCGATACCAGGACCCCGTCTGTGTCCATGAAAGGCTCCAGGGACGCTGGCTGTGGGGACCCGCTGTCCCTAGACGCATTCCGGACCCCAGGGCCGCACCGCCCTGCTTGGGGAGGCAGAGGGCTTGGGGCTCAGACTACCGCGCGCCCCTTGCTGGGAGACCCGTGCAACTGCAGGCAGTGCTAGGACAGCAGTGTGTTTTGGGGACCACGGACCCAGTCTGGGGGCCTGAGCGTCTGCCCGCCAAGCTCAGGTAGTCCCTGCAGGCCACAGGCACGGGAAACCAACCTATTTTCTGGAATACAAACACACTGAAACCCGGGAACTCCCAGGACGGGACAGAGTTTCCCCTGGGCCTGGCGCCCCTAACCCCAGGCTCTTTTATTTTCCAGGGAACCTGAAGCTCACtcctttgtttgcttgtttgataGTATGACGGTAGGGGATTTATTCCCTTGTTCACATTTTACAAATTTCGAAAAGCACCAGTTCCCCCTTTTGGATGTGATCACTGTTGGGATTCCTTGGAAACTTCCAGAGCTGTTCTGTGGATAAATGAACTGGCACATAAatacttctctctttttatacAACTTCAGCACTGCTTTGCGTCTTGCTTTTCACTTAATAGTGTATCTTGGGAATTGTACACCCAcagattttttacttattgtcTTAAGTTGGCTCAGGCTGCCATTAAAAAACACCATTACCTGTGCAGtatgtttgtttgtctgttttaagatttggtttttatttagtcatgagagacacacagagagaggcaagacataagcagagggagtagcaggctcctcgcagggagccctatgcgggacccAATtgccagaccctgggatcatgacctgatgttcaaccattgagccacccaggcgaccctacCTGTGCAGGataagcagaaatttatttctcacagtactAGAGgctggattccttttttttttttttttttttaagaggctgGATTCCAACCAAGATGAGGGAGCCAGCATTATCTGGTGCTGGTGAAGACTTCAGATGgctaccttcttgctgtgtcttcaggGTAGAGAAACCAAAAAGTTCTCtcgtgtctcttcttataagggcccTAATCCAGTCATGGTGCCTCGCCTTTAATGGCCTCATCCTCCcaaagccccatctccaaataccatcgtATTGGGAGTTAGGGATTGAACATATGATACCACTTGTCAGGAAGGTGgtgacacaattcaatccatagcacttaaatttttttttttcaaatcaagaCAAACATTCACACTGAAAAtgttataatccctttcactggcTGCATAATATTCACAGCTGGATGTGCCACAAAGTATTACACCAGGATCCTATGGAGGGTCACATGGGTTGAgtccaatcctttttttttttttttttaagtttttaattatttattcatgagagacagagagagaggcagagacatagacagagggagtagcaggctcctcgcagggagccctatgcgggacccaatccccagaccctgggatcatgacctgagcagaagtcatgCTCAAcggttgagccagccaggcgcggGGGGTCCAATCCTTTGCCTTTATTCACAGTACTGCAATAACATCCGTGTACATACATCCTCCTGCACGTGTGCAAGTATACCTGGGATAAATCTATATAAGTGGCATCACCGGATCACAGGGCCTATAGGCTTGATTTTGAGATGAGAGATTACCTTCCGACACCGTCTAGGAAAGTGCTGACTTTCTGCCTCGCCTGGGCCACTGTGCATATGCTGGCTGGGCTATGGCGCCCCTTCTGGAGAAGTCCGGAACTGCAGCTCACGCAACAACACCTCCCCGCGCCCCCACCATCCTCTGGCTTGGATTTAATCCTAGACTGAGCAGGGATGTTGAATCTTTAAAATTCACTCCTAAGGCTGGTAAAATCTTTTCTTAGACCAACATCTTTTTAGCCTGGCATTTCCTTCGATTATTCACCTAGTTTTCATTTAgatggactcttttttttttctttttaaaaagatttaatatagAATATCTTTAGGAAACAAACTTCCCAAGTGCAGTTGAAATTTGGGTCAGCTTATCATCTAGCTTTTTAGGAATGAATGTATATCACATATGGCATTCCAATGaggtacttgttttttttttttaatttttggattcttttaagatttatttattcatgagagaagcacagagaggtagagacataggcagagggagaagcaggccccctgcggggagccggatctgggactcgatcccaggactggggatcaggacccgagccaaaggcagatgctcaaccactgagccacccaggtacccaaatTTTTGAATTCTTATGAAGTCATTTCATCAGAAAACTGAAAGCATCGTATCCTTGATTATGTCTCTTCAAAGATAcagtctttctaaaaaaaaattttaggggcaactgggtggctcagttagttaagcttcaaactcttgatttcagctcaggtcatgatctcagggtcatgagatcgagccctgcattagcctcctcactgagcatggagcctgcttaagattctctctctctccctctgaccccctccccttcttctgctcagtctctctaaaaaaaatttaattctattttgggggatgcctgtgtggctcagcagcttagtgcctgccttcagcccagggcgttaccctggagtccctggatttagtcctgcgttgggctccctgaatggggcctgcttctccctctgcctgtgtctctgcctctctctgtgtctttgtgtctctcatgaataaataaataaataaataaataaataaataaataaataaataaataaaatctttttaaaaattctattttgattccagtgtagttaagatagaatgtcatattagtttcaggtgtccaatatagtgattaaataattttgtacattattcagtgttcattgtgataaatgtactcttaatctccttcacctattctacccatcccccatccacctcctcttTGGTAACCActactttgttctctatagttaagagtctattttggGTTATCTCTCGctatctctcctcctcctcctctctctctctctctctcttttagaggagggagagtagagggagagaatcttaagcaggatcttcatcgggacacctgggtgggcctcagcggttgagcatctgcctttggcccagggtgtgatcccggaatcctgggaccgagtcctgcatcgggctccctgcatgaagcctgcttctccctctgcctgcatctctgcctctctctctgtgagtctctcatgaataaataagtaaataatctttttaaaaaagcaccatcttcatccagcatggagcccattgtggggctcatctcacaactctaagatcatgacctgaaccgaaatcaaagtcaaagcttaaccaactgaaccacctaggtgggCACC
The nucleotide sequence above comes from Canis aureus isolate CA01 chromosome 19, VMU_Caureus_v.1.0, whole genome shotgun sequence. Encoded proteins:
- the S1PR5 gene encoding sphingosine 1-phosphate receptor 5; this translates as MESGLLRPAPVSEVIVLHYNYTGKLRGARYQPGAGLRADAVVSLAVCALIVLENLAVLFVLARHPRFHAPMFLLLGSLTLSDLLAGAAYAANILLSGPLTLRLSPALWFAREGGVFVALAASVLSLLAIALERRLTMARRGPAPASRRGRTLALAGAAWGLSLFLGLLPALGWNCLGRLDSCSTVLPLYAKAYVLFCVLAFLGILATICALYGRIYCQVRANARRLRERPGASGGASTRARRPPRSLALLRTLSLVLLAFLMCWGPLFLLLLFDVACPARACPVLLQADPFLGLAMANSLLNPIIYTFTNRDLRHALVRLLCCGRRPCTREQDASQGSGSPAGASEGLNRWLPPGLDGSCRHLGRLSPQPDGLDTSGSTGGPGAPTASWTLVHAPAAD